A stretch of Henckelia pumila isolate YLH828 chromosome 4, ASM3356847v2, whole genome shotgun sequence DNA encodes these proteins:
- the LOC140860925 gene encoding F-box/kelch-repeat protein At3g23880-like has protein sequence MATKESNPFEKLSRDLITEILSRLPVKSLLKSSCVSRSWHSHISSPEFQTTYLQVSNTRPRLVFGSASALYTCSLSHIFDEHPFVDDALLDFASHDPYDMIQIAGSCNGLVCLVFLRTGYIIIWNPAIRKYRRLPSPWPNNLRERYGFGYDASSYDYKVLHIVHESDSTSYSRIYSLRNNSWKSSHWPRGMTTFGRSGMFMNGAIHWIVHYNDNINGATVWAVVAQSLARGHFVWNVELPLQRDESRVMSAFLGVLGERLCVCLDCGFEMEVWVMEEYGVEGCWSKVFCMDNYDLGMDPLIVTEKGVVTTKIDSSLVSHILFGNREIIHLNNNNYVRAITYAESFVNPNLFHVVEAFGSLKINFFTLKNYLL, from the coding sequence ATGGCGACCAAAGAATCAAACCCTTTCGAAAAGCTTTCGCGGGACTTGATCACCGAAATTTTATCGAGACTCCCCGTGAAATCTCTTCTCAAGTCCAGCTGTGTTTCGAGATCTTGGCATTCTCACATCTCCAGCCCAGAATTCCAAACCACGTATCTCCAAGTTTCGAATACTCGTCCAAGACTCGTCTTCGGCTCCGCTTCTGCACTTTACACTTGCTCACTCAGCCATATCTTTGACGAACATCCTTTCGTAGATGATGCGCTGCTAGATTTCGCTTCGCATGACCCTTATGATATGATCCAGATAGCGGGTTCTTGTAACGGGTTGGTCTGTTTAGTTTTTCTACGCACAGGTTATATCATCATCTGGAATCCCGCGATAAGAAAGTACCGGCGACTACCTTCTCCTTGGCCAAACAACTTGCGGGAACGCTACGGATTCGGTTATGATGCATCTTCATATGATTATAAAGTCTTGCACATTGTTCATGAATCAGATTCCACGTCCTATTCTAGAATTTATAGCTTAAGAAACAATTCGTGGAAGTCGTCGCATTGGCCTCGTGGTATGACGACTTTTGGTCGTTCGGGCATGTTTATGAATGGGGCCATTCATTGGATAGTTCACTACAATGATAACATTAATGGCGCCACGGTTTGGGCAGTGGTGGCGCAAAGCTTGGCAAGGGGACATTTTGTTTGGAACGTGGAGCTTCCGTTGCAACGCGACGAGAGTCGAGTCATGTCGGCCTTTCTCGGAGTTTTGGGGGAgcgtttgtgtgtttgtttggaCTGTGGTTTTGAGATGGAGGTTTGGGTGATGGAGGAGTATGGTGTGGAGGGATGTTGGAGCAAAGTGTTTTGCATGGATAATTATGATTTGGGGATGGACCCTTTAATCGTCACGGAGAAAGGGGTTGTTACGACCAAGATTGATTCGAGTTTGGTGTCACACATTTTGTTTGGAAATCGGGAGATTATTcacttaaataataataattatgttAGGGCTATTACTTATGCTGAGAGCTTTGTGAACCCTAATTTGTTCCATGTCGTGGAGGCATTTGGTTCTCTGAAGATCAACTTTTTCACATTGAAAAATTACCTTTTGTAA